Proteins encoded by one window of Silvibacterium dinghuense:
- a CDS encoding cytochrome c-type biogenesis protein CcmH yields MRAVTTIRRRAGAAVLVAVLAVLTMGAADNGSRLNDLGHKMMCACGCGQVLIECNHFGCPDSGPMLEELRADIRRGDGDTAILSAFQAKYGPTILAAPMFTRFNMLAWIMPPLLLLLGMGGTVVLIRRWRRRAAMKPVPVRTEQFEGIRERVRRETEL; encoded by the coding sequence ATGCGTGCGGTTACTACGATCCGGCGCCGTGCAGGCGCTGCGGTGCTGGTTGCCGTGCTCGCGGTGCTCACCATGGGAGCGGCGGATAATGGCTCGCGGTTGAATGATCTGGGCCACAAGATGATGTGCGCCTGTGGCTGCGGGCAGGTCCTGATCGAGTGCAATCATTTCGGCTGCCCGGACTCGGGACCGATGCTCGAAGAGTTGCGTGCCGATATTCGGCGTGGCGATGGCGATACGGCCATCCTGTCGGCATTCCAGGCTAAGTATGGACCTACGATCCTTGCAGCGCCCATGTTCACGCGATTCAATATGCTGGCGTGGATCATGCCGCCGCTGCTTCTGCTGCTGGGGATGGGCGGGACGGTGGTGCTGATCCGACGGTGGCGCAGGCGTGCAGCAATGAAGCCGGTTCCTGTGCGGACCGAGCAGTTCGAGGGCATCCGTGAACGGGTGCGGCGGGAGACCGAGTTATGA